Proteins encoded in a region of the Zerene cesonia ecotype Mississippi unplaced genomic scaffold, Zerene_cesonia_1.1 Zces_u004, whole genome shotgun sequence genome:
- the LOC119838700 gene encoding ras-related protein M-Ras-like yields MTRPGPPSENLPTVKLVVVGDGGVGKSAITIQFFQKLFVTDYDPTIEDSYIQHTEVDGQWCILDVLDTAGQEEFSAMREQYMRKGDGFLLVYSVTDKQSFENIRHFHTQILRVKDRETYPMLIAANKVDLVHSRVVSEEAGRELARALSAPYIETSAKEPPLNIDAAFHELVRIIRNHPQQEEKQRRRRKFSCKCQIL; encoded by the exons ATGACGCGACCCGGCCCGCCTAGCGAGAATCTACCCACA GTGAAATTGGTAGTGGTGGGTGATGGTGGTGTCGGCAAGAGCGCGATCACAATTCAGTTCTTTCAAAAGCTCTTTGTGACGGACTATGACCCGACCATTGAGGATTCGTACATACAGCACACGGAGGTTGACGGACAATGGTGTATATTGGATG taCTGGACACAGCCGGGCAAGAAGAGTTCAGCGCGATGCGCGAACAGTACATGCGCAAGGGCGACGGGTTCCTGCTCGTCTACTCGGTCACCGACAAGCAGAGTTTCGAGAACATCCGCCACTTCCACACGCAGATACTGAGGGTCAAGGACCGGGAGACTTACCCGATGCTGATCGCTGCTAATAAG GTGGATCTGGTGCACTCTCGCGTGGTGAGCGAGGAGGCGGGCCGCGAGCTGGCGCGCGCGCTCTCCGCGCCCTACATCGAGACGAGCGCGAAGGAGCCGCCGCTCAATATAGATGCGGCTTTTCACGAG CTGGTCCGCATCATACGCAATCACCCGCAGCAGGAGGAGAAGCAGCGGCGCCGCAGGAAGTTCTCATGTAAATGCCAAATCCTATAG